tagttgaaagcagctatcaaatcccccctcattcttctcttctgcaggctaaacaatcccagttccctcagcctctcctcataagtcatgtgttctagacccctaatcatttttgttgcccttcactggactctctccaatttatccacatccttcttgtagtgtggggcccaaaactggacacagtactccagatgaggcctcaccaatgtcgaatagagggggacgatcacgtccctcgatctgctcgctatgcccctacttatacatcccaaaatgccattggccttcttggaacaagggcacactgctgactcatatccagcttctcgtccactgtcacccctaggtccttttccgcagaactgctgcctagccattcggtccctagtctgtagcggtgcattggattcttccgtcctaagtgcaggaccctgcacttatccttattgaacctaatcagatttcttttggcccaatcctccaatttgtctaggtccttctgtatcctatccctcccctccagcatatctaccactcctcccagtttagtatcgtccgcaaatttgctgagagtgcaatccacaccattctccagatcatttatgaagatattgaacaaaaccggccccaggaccgacccctggggcactccacttgataccggctgccaactagacatggagccattgatcactacccgttgagcccgacaatctagcccttgaacagggaggggaaaaaacaaatggtATCTACTAACTTGTGGTGCCAAAATGAGCTTGTCACTCAGAGTAgatccttttgttttttacatactTTGAGCAGTGAAAGAGCTAACCGTGACAGTTAACTTCAATACCGATTGATACTTTAACAGATGCTTAGATCAGGGTTGGCCAACCTGAGgctgaaaaggagccagaattttgGCAATGttcgttgccaaagagccacagtaatacatcagcagcccctaATCAgcacctccccgcacctcccgattaACTGTTTCATGGCAAGCAGGAGCCTTTGGGATGGTAGAAGGGAGAAGCAAGGGCACTGCAGAttcaggggtggggcgggggcagggtctgtggcagggcctgtggcagagccaggggttgagcagtgagcacccccggcccattggaaagttggcgcctgtagctccagccctggagtcggtgcctagacacgGAGCCGCGTGTGgttccggagccacaggttggccacccctggcttaggTGAATGGGCAGCGCCCACATCCCTGAGTTCTTGTTTTGGGCTCTCTGTAAACTCGAGCAGACCATGCTGCTATGGTTATGTTTGTATCACATCTTcatggttttctttgcaaccataacagttaaacttatttttttttttttaaatgaaggcagAAATTTGGAGAATGAGAGCGGCTTGAGAGCAAGTCTGCATAACACCAAATTCacgaaaagagaaaaggagtacttgtggcaccttagagactaacatttatttgagcatgagctttcgtgagctacagctcacttcatcggatgcattcagtggaaattcagtgagctgtagctcacggaagcttatgctcaaataaatgttagtctctaaggtgccacaagtcctcctttttctttttgcgaatacagactaacacggctgctactctgaaaccaaattcACGGTGCACCTTGGCTAAAAGGAAATCTTAAGAAAAGGTGTATCCTATCCCTTGTAGTTTTGAAGAGAACCTCTCAAATGTGATCCAGCATATTGCTGATGGTTGAGTCTAACTTCCCCAAGCAGCAGCAAGTCAAAACCAACAAGGCTAGAAAGTTTCacttctgctgctcctgctcagaGTTCTGTATCCAGCAGTGGAATGGACAATAATCAGGTCAATTTCATGCTGCTAGTCAGGGGTAACTATAAGCAGCAATAGACACAGTGGATTTCGGGTAAGGGATATAATAGTGGATGCCTTCCCTTTCCTAGCAGGAGCCAGAAGCCTTTGTAGCTTTGGGTTGAGGGGAGGAGAGAATGCAAGGAGAGTTCTATTCTCTTGTAgaaggtggggaggagaagagggtaCAGGTTTATCTGAGCTCTGCTGGCTTGAGGACATCTGCCTCATAAGAACCTCAACAACTGGAGGGGAATGGAATTTTTCACCAGATGATCCCTGGACTTATGGGtcccttcctctttcttctctACCTCTGTCAAGAAGGTGTCTGGTAAGTTTCTCAAGGCCTTGTGGAGACCAGGCATGGAAAACTTTAACCCCAAAGTCAATGTTTCTTTCAGCTACCAGAAAAAGAATAGCTGCCTACAACAGCACCCTAGTGTCTGGTTTGTGTGATGGGCCAGATAGCCTAATGCAGTGGCTCTCTatctttccagactattgtacccctttcaggagtctgatttgtcttgtgtacccccaagtttcacctcacttaaactgcCTGCTTAACAAAATGACACAAATATAAGAGTCatagcacactagtactgaaaaattgcttgctttctaatttttaccatatgattagaaaatcaactggaatataaatattatgctGAAGTGTAAGTacatagtatatagagcagtataaacaactcattgtatgaaattttagtttgtactgactttgctattgctttttatgtagcctgttgtaaaactaggcaaatatctagaggagttgatgtactcccGGGAAGACTTCTGCATACGCCCGGGGTACATGTAGCTAGGGTTGACAATCACTGGTCTAATGCACCGGTTCCCAAACCTGTCATCCATATGTACTTGCTGGCAGGTTATATGGTCATATCTGCTTGGACTTGATCTATTTAGCCTTCTAGGCTCTTCATTGCAAAAAGCCTGGGTGCCTGAAAAGGTACTGGAAAATGAGGAATAGGCACTCTAACCTGTCCTAATGGAAGCTGCTATGTAGGAGTAAGAGAGGAAATGGGAAGCCACCTGCTAGTGGGAGAGGATCAGGCACTGGAGAAGCATGTGCAGGAGAATGAGGAGAGAGGACAAAATGGCTGGGAAGGGAGATATTTAAATAAGGGCAAACATGCATGGTGGTATATGcacaccccttcccctgccagggTGGATAGTGGGTGTGTGGACACTGCGGTTACTGTCTACCTGACTGTCTCATACCTCACCACACAGAGGTCCAAGAGCCAGAGTGAAAGCAGCAGCCCTTGGGTTCAGGGTCGCATGGCCTAGCAGCCATTATCCAAGGGGCTGCTACCAGGGGTGTGGCAGCCCAGGTAGGGGGGCCtgggcccacccaactccaccagaCCGCAACCCAGTGACAAAGTGgaccaccactgggtcagcagggaatcccaaCGAAACATGCTGACCTCACACAGGTGGGGATATCACTTGCTCACCCTCCCTGAGTCACTTTCTGCCATGCTTTCTGAAGCTGTAGTCCATAGGCTATCAGGGTCTTTGGGCTCTTCAGCCCAGGTAAATCCCTGGGGCTTCATTGGCCACAGAGATCCAGTCTGGTTCTTGAGATCTCTAGCTCCTGCAAGCAAGGGCTGTGATGGCTTCCCAGTTAGAGACTCCACCAAGGTCCTCCCTCTCCAGCAGTCAGTCCAgactgggctgctcccttttatactggcATAGCACTTGGATCATTCATCCGCCCATAGTGTGGTGTTAATCCCTTCTGGCCCAGTGtggggtatgcacaccccatcacagtgtgcaggagatcagactggatgatcacagtttgtcccttctgaccttagtctgCATCTAAAATACATTAAATGCTATGGTAACTCTCCAAGGTGCACAATTGCTGTGTTTGTCTTTTATGCACTGGCAAATGTGTTGGGGAATAGTCTGTGTGATGCCAAGCTCGTGAGGGTTGTGGTCCCTGTGGGATGAGAGTTAGAGACCCCATAGTTTCACAGTTCTTGTGTCTCTGGTCTGACAAGCTCTCGGATCTTCTGTCTGAGTGTTGCTGGAGAAGCATGGTCAAAACctgtccttttttttcttttccttgttcttaCCTGCAGAACTTCCACTGCCACCTCCGCCCCCTCCAGGAGAGGAGACAGTCATCTCCCCAACCagtgctttccccccacccccaccgccatTCGAAgagcccttccccccagccccagaagaggtttttccttctccccctccccccatggctgaTGAGGGGCTTGTGACTGGGGTACCTGCCCCACAGGTAAGTATAGCCATGGCTAGTCTGGGGTTCTTTTCTTAGGTGGGCCACTCTAGTTCCCTCTGTTCTGAACACATACAGGCActtggcagggctgtgtggccttgAGTCAACATTTCTGCACGCACACCTCAGCACTGGGAAGATGCTGGGAGCAGAGAAGCTCTCTCACTTCAGGCACCTCCTCAGTGTTTTCAGAGTGCTTTGTTCCTGGAGAGGTCACTACTGTGGCACCATCTGTCTGGGCCTGCATTCCGTACTGCCCACAGTGCTCCTACAGCATGCACCTAACCCCCACCGTCACCTCCAGCTTGCCTCTCAACCGAAATGAGTTGTAGGATTATGCTATGATCCAAGACTCACAGCATTCTATTGCAGCAGAGGACTGTGGGGTTGGATAGGGATGACCCCAGGTTCGCAGCTGTTCCTGATAGGGGTGAGTCACGTAACATGTCCTAttgctccttcctcccccattGGTTGATGACACAGGTGCGTGGGAAGATGAATAGCATTGATCTGGAGATTGACTCACTGTCCTCAATGCTGGATGACATGGAGAAGAATGACCCCTTCAAATCCCGGGTGGAGCTGCCCTCTAGGGTACATTGCGCTCTCTGGATGGATCATGTTGAAGGGAAGGGGTGGTAGGCTGGTTTCACTAGGGGTGAGGTGGGGTCAGAAGGGATGGCTGAATGGGGatattgtgggggtgggggaaggggtagctGGAGCTGTTCCTGAAGTAGGAAATGAATAGATAAACCATAGGGAGAGGGAGCATagctggaaggggggaaaacagTCCTGCAACTGAGATGTCAGGGATGTTTAGTGGATTGAAGGGTTAGCCAGATAGATGAGGTGGGGTGTGGAGTCAGGGAGAAGAAAGAAGGGCAGCTCTAGCCTTCCCTCAGTCTGTGGGAGTGGATGAGCTCAGTGTGTGTCTGAGGTTGGGGATTGCCTCAAGCAGTGATGCAGACTCTCCAAGGACCTTATACTGAAGTGCATTAACACTCCCTGCAAAGCATGGTGGATTATCACTTCATAATACTGATTGGCTGTCTGTTCTCCCTATCTGTTCTCCTTGCAGGCGTCTCCAGGATCCACAGCTCCCCTGGAAACACCTCCTGCCCCGAAAGGCCATATAGAAATCATGGCTGTGCCTAAAGATCCCCTAGCTCCTGCTTCTTTCCCCCCTAAGTTCACCCCAAAACCCAGTGGAGGCTTCATGCCAAAACCATCTGAAGTGGATGTGGTCCCTGCACCAGCACCTTGGGCAGCCCCACTGCAACGTAGAGACCCCACAGCAATGCAGTCCAAAGCACCAGCCCCATCTGCGCACCTTCTTACCTCAGGCCAGCCTGCCCCCAAATTTACTCCATCCCCGGTTGCCAGCTCCCCCAAATTTGGATCCAAACCAGCTGCCAGTGCTTCTGGGGTCCCCACAAACTCCATGAGATttactgccccaccccctgctcagacccGATTCACAGCCCCTTCAGCTATGGGCTTGGCCCCAAGGCCCCAGCCTCCCAGTTTCACCTATGCCCAGCAGCGGGAGAGACCTCAGGTGCAGGAGAAGCCATGTCCCACAGGACAGCCTGCTGCCCCACAGGACATGGTAAGGAGCAGAGCCACACTTCAGATAGcttgtgacagggagtgtgtctGGAGAGAacgctgtttctccccctccccatgtgagGAAAGTTAGTACTCCTATCTGAGAGGGATCAGCTAAGGAAGAGCCTTCACGGTATCTTatttgaggggagggggcaggcagtaTGTGGAGAAGGGTGTTCCCCAGAGAtaccagggaagggggcaggcatTGCAGGGTGCTCCTGAGAGATACTGTgccagtggggaagggggtgcaaacatggagggagggaggctccTGTCCCCCAGTAAATGCTCTCTGGCACTGAATGTCTTCCTCTGCCTTTCTGCAGCACAGGGCTCCTGTGGGCACTGGTTCAGAGTCCCCCAGGGGAAACACCTCACTGACCATGAAAGAGGTGGAGGAGCTGGAGATGCTAACCCAGAAACTCATGAAGGATATGGAGCACCCACCCCATGCAGAAGCCTCCACTTCTGGTGGGTGCTGGCAAGTGAGGTCCCCCCATGGAGAAGCTGGGTATTACAGTCTGGGTTGTGGTGGCTATCCCCCTTCTCtaaccctctcccccctcctgTGGCAGAGCTGTGCGGCCTCTGCCGGAGGCCCTTGTCCCGAACTCAGCCGGCTGTACGTGCTCTTGACCATCTCTTCCATGTGGAGTGCTTCACCTGCTTCAAGTGTGAGaagcagctgcaggggcagcagttCTACAACGTGGATGAGAAGCCCTTCTGTGAGGACTGCTATGCTGTGAGTGATGAAGGGGCCCAGGGTGTTGGGGCATTGCTGTGCTGGAAGGGGAATGGGCATGGGGTTGCTGCTGTGCTCTCAGTGGGCACAGGGCCCTGTGTGGTTGGCCTGccccagtctcccctccctcaatTGCCTGAAGGAGGGCTGCCCCTCCTGTCCAGTGTGCCACCCTGGGGATACTGTTGGGTTGGGCTCTTGTCTCTGGTTCACTTGCTCTTTCCTCTCCCTAGGGTACCCTGGAGAAGTGCAGTGTCTGCAAACAAACCATCACAGACCGGATGCTGAAAGCCACAGGCAACTCATACCATCCCCAGTGCTTCACCTGTGTGGTGTGCCAGACCCCACTCGAGGGAGCCTCTTTCATTGTGGACCAGGCCAATCAGCCCCACTGTGTGGATGACTATCACAGGTAGGCAGGAGGCCTCTGGCCAGAGGAGGAGCCAGCCCCATAGGTAGGTAGTCTCCCAAGAGAGGGGAGccacactcttcccccccccccccccccaccatccttGCTGCAGGGAGGCCCTCTTCCATACCAGGCTGCCTCTCCGCTCTCCTGCACTGTTTGACTGGATCCCCATTGGGAAGGCTGCTATTGTCAGTGTCTCCTCTCCTCTGGGCTGCAGGAAGTATGCCCCCCGCTGCTCAGTCTGTGCCGAGCCCATCATGCCAGAGCCCGGAAAGGATGAGACCGTGCGTGTGGTGGCCTTGGAGAAGAACTTCCATATGAAGTGCTATAAGTGCGAGGTAACCAGCCGCTCTTCCAAATCTCCCTCCGTTTTCCCTATGTCCATTTCCTGTCATGTCTCACTATGGCATTGTCCTGTTCTCAAGCCTGTTAACCCTCCCACGGGAGTCCCCCATGTGCAtctgtctcttctcctcccccccccccccccccccaccatctcaTTCACATTAGTGTTAGTTGTCACTGAACTTCATTCATCTTCTCCTCCCCAGGACTGTGAGAGGCCCTTGTCTATTGAGGCAGATGAGAATGGCTGCTTCCCTCTGGATGGTCACGTACTGTGTATGAAGTGTCACACCACTCGTGCCAAAGCTGCGCGCTGAGGGGCTTGGAGTGGGGTGGGCCCCTGATACCTCTCCTCCCCCATACCAATGGCCTGCATTCCCCTGCTCTCAATGGTCCAATCCCTTTGCCCCACAGGGCACATTCCTACCTACAGATACCCTGGCAGCAGTCCTTCCTTCACACAGGGATCACCACCCCTAATCCCCTCCTCCGTGCCAGGATCCCCTTCTGCAATGCCCGCTTTTCCTGGCCACAGTGCATTCCAGACTAGGGAGTATGGGAGATTCCTCTGTTTCCCCTAAATTGCTCTAGAATGGATATTTAAATAGTCTGGCCtctccagccctgtgctctctcACTCCTTCAGCTCCACCTGGTAGAGCTAGGCAGAACTACCTAGTGGTTGTCTGAGGCTAAAGGTATCTTTACTCCACGGAGCAGTACACGTATTTGGCATTGTGAGGTGAAGTGCCTTTCTCTTCAGCGCTCCTTTCTCTGCTGTCTCCCTCTCATGCCCATGCTCCTAGATGTAGGTATTTATGAGAAGAGTGGAGACCGAACTTGGTGGGTGGCCTTGCTCCCTGGGCTGG
The Eretmochelys imbricata isolate rEreImb1 chromosome 1, rEreImb1.hap1, whole genome shotgun sequence DNA segment above includes these coding regions:
- the ZYX gene encoding zyxin produces the protein MASSGSPGTRMTSTVSINISTPTFYNPQKKFAPVVAPKPKMNPFKAGGAVPGSASDLPLPQPSGAGAQCARIGKVGEIPPAAAPLLAEELPLPPPPPPGEETVISPTSAFPPPPPPFEEPFPPAPEEVFPSPPPPMADEGLVTGVPAPQVRGKMNSIDLEIDSLSSMLDDMEKNDPFKSRVELPSRASPGSTAPLETPPAPKGHIEIMAVPKDPLAPASFPPKFTPKPSGGFMPKPSEVDVVPAPAPWAAPLQRRDPTAMQSKAPAPSAHLLTSGQPAPKFTPSPVASSPKFGSKPAASASGVPTNSMRFTAPPPAQTRFTAPSAMGLAPRPQPPSFTYAQQRERPQVQEKPCPTGQPAAPQDMHRAPVGTGSESPRGNTSLTMKEVEELEMLTQKLMKDMEHPPHAEASTSELCGLCRRPLSRTQPAVRALDHLFHVECFTCFKCEKQLQGQQFYNVDEKPFCEDCYAGTLEKCSVCKQTITDRMLKATGNSYHPQCFTCVVCQTPLEGASFIVDQANQPHCVDDYHRKYAPRCSVCAEPIMPEPGKDETVRVVALEKNFHMKCYKCEDCERPLSIEADENGCFPLDGHVLCMKCHTTRAKAAR